The Flavobacterium faecale genome has a segment encoding these proteins:
- a CDS encoding ATP-dependent Clp protease ATP-binding subunit, producing the protein MDDNFSPRVKDVITYSKEEALRLGHDFIGTEHLMLGILRDGNGKAIKILNNLSVDLDHLRKKVEILSPATQSTETNIEKKNLHLTRQAERALKTTFLEAKVFQSTSISTAHLLLCILRNENDPTTKLLNKLKIDYDVAKEQYLNMTPNEEEFLENLPRATDSYNDDLGQDDSLKEGNFNNPANKSNKKSKTPVLDNFGRDLTEMAEEGKLDPVVGREKEIERVSQILSRRKKNNPLLIGEPGVGKSAIAEGLALRIIQKKVSRILFNKRVVTLDLASLVAGTKYRGQFEERMKAVMNELEKNDDIILFIDEIHTIVGAGGATGSLDASNMFKPALARGEIQCIGATTLDEYRQYIEKDGALERRFQKIIVEPTSVEETILILNNIKNKYEDHHNVTYSQEAIEACVKLTNRYMSERFLPDKAIDALDEAGSRVHITNIEVPKQILDLERQLEEIRELKNVVVKKQKYEEAAKLRDDEKKLEKDLAIAQEQWEEDAKNNRIEVTEDNVADVVSMMTGIPVNRIAQTESNKLAKLPQLIESKVIGQNEAVTKIARSIQRNRAGLKDPNRPIGSFIFLGQTGVGKTQLAKVLAKELFDSEDALVRIDMSEYMEKFAISRLVGAPPGYVGYEEGGQLTEKVRRKPYAVVLLDEIEKAHPDVFNMLLQVLDDGFLTDSLGRKIDFKNTIIIMTSNVGARQLKDFGQGVGFGTAAKVAQADDNSKSIIENALKKTFAPEFLNRIDDVIVFNALEKEDINLIIEIELQKLYDRITELGYSLKLSDKAKSFIADKGFDKQFGARPLKRAIQKYVEDSLAEEIITSKINAGDDIFMDIEDGAQELTVAIHKADEAAK; encoded by the coding sequence ATGGATGATAATTTTTCACCTAGAGTAAAAGACGTCATTACCTACAGCAAAGAAGAAGCTTTGCGATTAGGGCATGACTTTATAGGAACTGAGCATTTAATGCTTGGGATCCTAAGGGATGGTAACGGAAAAGCTATAAAAATATTAAATAATCTTTCTGTAGATTTAGATCATCTGCGGAAAAAAGTAGAAATTTTAAGCCCTGCAACCCAAAGTACAGAGACAAATATCGAGAAAAAAAACCTACACCTAACACGTCAGGCTGAACGTGCTTTAAAAACTACCTTTCTAGAGGCTAAGGTTTTTCAAAGTACCTCTATTAGTACCGCTCATTTGTTGCTTTGTATACTGAGAAACGAAAACGACCCTACAACCAAGTTACTGAATAAACTAAAAATAGATTATGATGTAGCTAAAGAACAATATTTAAATATGACACCAAACGAAGAAGAATTTTTAGAAAATTTGCCTAGAGCGACTGATTCATATAATGACGATTTAGGACAAGATGACAGTCTAAAAGAAGGAAATTTCAATAATCCCGCCAATAAGTCTAACAAAAAATCAAAGACTCCGGTCTTGGATAACTTTGGGAGAGATTTAACAGAGATGGCAGAAGAAGGAAAACTAGACCCTGTTGTTGGACGTGAAAAGGAAATTGAACGTGTAAGCCAAATTTTGAGCCGACGCAAAAAGAATAATCCATTATTAATTGGAGAACCAGGTGTGGGGAAATCTGCTATTGCAGAAGGTCTTGCACTTCGTATCATTCAAAAGAAAGTGTCACGTATCCTTTTCAACAAACGTGTCGTTACTTTAGATCTAGCAAGTTTAGTTGCTGGTACAAAATATAGAGGACAGTTTGAAGAGCGTATGAAAGCAGTGATGAACGAGTTAGAAAAAAATGATGATATCATTCTATTTATTGACGAAATTCATACCATCGTAGGTGCTGGTGGAGCTACTGGCTCACTTGACGCATCCAACATGTTCAAGCCTGCTCTTGCAAGAGGTGAAATTCAGTGTATTGGTGCTACTACTCTTGACGAGTACAGACAGTACATTGAAAAAGATGGTGCATTGGAGCGACGTTTTCAAAAAATCATTGTTGAACCAACATCTGTTGAAGAAACAATTTTGATTTTGAACAATATCAAAAACAAATACGAAGACCACCATAATGTGACGTATTCACAAGAAGCGATTGAGGCTTGTGTAAAATTGACTAACCGCTATATGTCGGAGCGTTTTTTACCCGACAAAGCTATTGATGCTTTGGACGAGGCAGGATCAAGAGTACACATCACCAATATTGAAGTTCCAAAACAAATTTTAGATTTGGAGCGTCAATTAGAAGAGATTCGCGAGCTTAAAAATGTTGTTGTCAAAAAACAAAAATATGAAGAGGCAGCGAAACTAAGGGATGACGAGAAAAAATTAGAAAAAGACCTTGCAATTGCTCAAGAGCAGTGGGAAGAAGATGCCAAAAATAACCGCATCGAGGTTACCGAAGATAATGTTGCCGATGTTGTCTCTATGATGACTGGAATACCAGTAAATCGTATTGCGCAAACAGAAAGTAATAAATTAGCCAAATTACCGCAATTAATCGAAAGTAAAGTAATTGGTCAAAACGAAGCGGTTACAAAAATAGCACGTTCTATTCAGCGTAATAGAGCTGGTTTGAAAGACCCTAATCGTCCGATTGGATCGTTTATCTTTCTAGGTCAAACTGGTGTTGGTAAAACACAATTGGCAAAAGTACTGGCCAAAGAATTATTCGATTCTGAAGATGCACTAGTTCGAATTGACATGAGTGAATACATGGAGAAATTCGCAATTTCAAGATTAGTTGGAGCACCTCCGGGATACGTTGGATACGAAGAAGGTGGGCAATTAACAGAAAAAGTGCGTCGCAAACCTTATGCTGTTGTATTATTGGATGAGATTGAAAAAGCACATCCAGACGTATTCAACATGTTATTGCAAGTTCTTGATGATGGTTTCTTGACTGATAGTTTAGGTCGAAAAATTGACTTTAAGAATACCATTATCATCATGACATCAAATGTTGGTGCACGCCAATTGAAAGATTTTGGACAAGGTGTAGGATTTGGTACTGCTGCTAAAGTAGCTCAGGCCGATGACAATTCGAAAAGCATTATTGAAAACGCTTTAAAGAAAACTTTTGCTCCTGAATTTTTGAATAGAATTGATGATGTAATTGTATTCAATGCACTTGAAAAAGAAGATATCAATTTGATTATCGAAATTGAATTGCAAAAGCTATACGACAGAATAACCGAACTTGGATACAGTTTAAAACTATCTGACAAAGCAAAAAGTTTTATTGCTGATAAAGGATTTGACAAGCAATTTGGTGCTAGACCACTAAAAAGAGCTATCCAGAAATATGTTGAAGACAGTCTTGCTGAGGAAATAATTACCTCAAAAATAAATGCTGGTGACGATATTTTCATGGATATTGAAGACGGTGCGCAAGAATTAACAGTTGCTATTCATAAGGCCGATGAAGCTGCTAAATAA
- the gyrA gene encoding DNA gyrase subunit A, with the protein MSEGEKLIPINIEDEMKSAYIDYSMSVIVSRALPDVRDGLKPVHRRVLYGMYDLGVFSNKAHKKSARIVGEVLGKYHPHGDTSVYDAMVRMAQEWSMRYLLVDGQGNFGSVDGDSPAAMRYTEARMRKISEDIMADIEKETVDFQLNFDDTLYEPKVMPTRVPTLLINGATGIAVGMATNMPPHNLTEVVNGTLAYIDNNDIDIDELITHIKAPDFPTGGVIYGYEGVREAFKTGRGRVVMRAKVGFEEVDGRESIIVTEIPYQVNKADMIKRTADLVNDKKIEGIANIRDESDRNGMRIVYILKRDATPNVVLNTLYKYTQLQSSFSVNNIALVKGRPEMLNLKDMIHHFVEHRHDVVIRRTKFELRKAEERAHILEGLIIASDNIDEVIALIKASSNTEEARGKLIERFKLSDIQARAIVEMRLRQLTGLEQDKLRAEYEEIMKVIDHLRALLADVNLRIALIKEELVEIRDKYGDERRSQIEYSGGDVSIEDLIADENVVITISHAGYIKRTNLTEYKTQNRGGVGQKSAGTRDQDFLEHMFVATNHQYMMFFTQKGKCFWMRVYEIPEGSKTAKGRAIQNLVNIESDDKVKAFICTQDLKDKDYITSHNLVMVTKKGQVKKTSLEKYSKPRVNGVAAITIKDGDELLEAKLTNGESQIILAVKSGKLVRFEETKTRPMGRTASGVRGISLKDDTDEVIGMITVDKDAVNDTQVLVVTENGYGKRTKLVDEDGEDVYRITNRGGKGVKTLNITEKTGQLISINAVTDADDLMIINKSGLTIRMAIEDLRVMGRATQGVKLINLKGKDSIAAVTKVMKDDAEEVVVDEDGNVIEVEAIERVKPVLEVLEDEGGEEDDEDDDEEVVDDEEGDDESDEEDES; encoded by the coding sequence ATGTCTGAAGGAGAAAAGTTAATTCCTATTAACATAGAAGATGAAATGAAATCTGCTTACATTGATTACTCGATGTCGGTAATTGTATCCAGAGCGCTTCCAGATGTTAGAGATGGTTTAAAACCAGTTCATCGAAGAGTTCTTTATGGAATGTATGATTTAGGAGTTTTTTCAAATAAAGCCCATAAAAAATCCGCGAGAATTGTCGGGGAGGTTTTAGGAAAGTATCACCCACACGGAGATACATCCGTATATGATGCCATGGTTCGTATGGCACAAGAATGGAGTATGCGTTATTTATTAGTTGATGGTCAAGGTAACTTTGGATCTGTAGATGGTGATAGTCCAGCTGCAATGCGTTACACCGAGGCTAGAATGCGCAAGATCTCTGAAGATATTATGGCAGACATCGAAAAAGAAACAGTTGATTTTCAATTGAACTTTGATGATACTTTATATGAGCCAAAAGTAATGCCTACACGTGTTCCTACTTTATTAATTAATGGAGCAACGGGTATTGCTGTAGGTATGGCAACCAATATGCCACCGCACAACCTTACTGAGGTTGTAAATGGTACACTCGCTTATATCGATAATAATGATATTGATATTGACGAATTAATTACACATATCAAAGCACCAGATTTCCCTACAGGTGGAGTTATTTACGGATACGAAGGTGTTCGTGAGGCCTTCAAAACCGGTCGTGGTAGAGTGGTTATGCGTGCTAAAGTTGGTTTTGAAGAGGTTGATGGAAGAGAAAGTATCATTGTAACCGAAATTCCATACCAAGTTAATAAGGCCGACATGATCAAGCGTACGGCTGATTTGGTAAATGATAAGAAAATTGAAGGTATTGCAAATATTCGTGATGAATCTGACCGTAATGGTATGCGTATCGTGTATATCTTAAAACGTGATGCAACTCCAAATGTGGTGTTGAATACCTTATATAAGTATACTCAATTACAATCTTCTTTTAGTGTAAACAATATTGCATTAGTAAAGGGTCGTCCTGAGATGTTGAATCTAAAAGATATGATTCATCATTTTGTGGAGCACCGTCATGATGTTGTTATTCGAAGAACAAAATTCGAATTGCGTAAAGCGGAAGAAAGAGCGCATATCTTAGAAGGTTTGATAATTGCTTCGGATAATATTGATGAAGTTATTGCCTTGATCAAAGCATCTAGCAACACAGAAGAAGCGAGAGGTAAATTGATCGAAAGATTTAAATTGTCAGATATTCAAGCTAGAGCAATTGTAGAGATGCGTTTGCGTCAATTAACAGGTCTGGAGCAAGACAAGTTAAGAGCGGAGTACGAAGAAATCATGAAAGTGATTGATCATTTAAGAGCTTTATTGGCTGATGTTAACTTAAGAATTGCTTTGATTAAAGAAGAATTAGTTGAAATTAGAGATAAATACGGTGATGAACGTCGTTCTCAAATTGAATATTCTGGTGGTGATGTAAGTATCGAAGATTTAATTGCTGATGAAAATGTAGTAATTACAATCTCACACGCAGGATACATCAAACGTACTAATCTAACAGAATATAAAACTCAAAATAGAGGTGGAGTAGGACAGAAAAGTGCTGGTACAAGGGATCAAGATTTCTTGGAACACATGTTTGTGGCTACAAACCATCAATATATGATGTTCTTTACTCAAAAAGGAAAATGTTTCTGGATGCGTGTATATGAAATTCCAGAAGGAAGCAAAACAGCAAAAGGTAGAGCAATCCAAAACTTGGTAAACATTGAAAGCGATGATAAAGTAAAAGCTTTTATATGTACACAAGATTTAAAAGATAAAGACTATATCACTTCTCACAACCTTGTGATGGTGACCAAAAAAGGACAAGTTAAAAAGACCTCTTTAGAGAAATATTCTAAACCTAGAGTAAATGGTGTAGCTGCGATTACTATTAAAGATGGTGATGAATTGTTAGAAGCTAAATTAACAAATGGTGAAAGTCAAATTATCTTGGCTGTGAAGTCTGGTAAGTTAGTTCGTTTTGAAGAAACGAAGACTCGTCCTATGGGAAGAACAGCTTCTGGAGTACGTGGAATTTCGCTAAAAGATGATACTGATGAAGTAATTGGTATGATTACTGTAGATAAAGATGCTGTAAACGATACACAAGTCTTAGTTGTAACGGAGAATGGTTACGGTAAACGTACCAAGCTTGTTGATGAAGATGGTGAAGATGTATACCGTATTACAAATAGAGGTGGTAAAGGAGTGAAAACTTTGAATATCACTGAAAAAACAGGACAGTTAATCTCGATCAATGCTGTTACAGATGCTGATGATTTAATGATTATCAACAAATCTGGATTAACAATTAGAATGGCAATTGAAGATCTACGTGTTATGGGACGCGCAACTCAAGGGGTTAAGTTGATTAACCTTAAAGGTAAAGATTCTATCGCTGCAGTTACAAAAGTGATGAAAGACGATGCTGAAGAAGTAGTTGTTGATGAAGACGGAAATGTAATTGAAGTGGAAGCTATAGAGCGTGTTAAACCAGTATTGGAAGTCTTAGAAGATGAAGGCGGAGAAGAGGATGACGAAGACGACGATGAAGAGGTGGTAGATGATGAAGAGGGAGACGATGAATCTGATGAAGAGGATGAATCTTAA
- a CDS encoding tetratricopeptide repeat protein gives MQLSEEEEDYNLSLSKFESMLKTNKVLFFDSEEFEEIILHYLDMGKTALAKKALKLALDQHPKSTGLKLVQVEMLIFEEKLEIAEKLLNELYAIEPNNEEIYIQKANICSKRDQHEKAVEYLNLALEFTEDYADVYNLMGMEYLFMDNLEKAKDSFIKCLEEDIEDQSALYNVVYCFEFLDQNLAAITYLAEYIEKNPYSEIAWHQKGRLHYGLKDYQEAINAFEYATLIDDEFLGAHMEKAKAYERLRKYEEAIESYNRTIELDDATSYALLRIGKCNERLGNTALALQFYNQTVHEDPLLDKGWIAITDFYVRQNNFQKALFFVNKALAIDNQNKQYWKRFATINKQMNLFEEAEFGYRKAVEFGDTELDTWLFWVDLLLFLGEFDGAILTLLQATEFYPESNEIEYRLAGLYFMTQDTTKAKFHLSNALRLNFENYILLEDTFPVVWAKKSVRNYVEKHKKQ, from the coding sequence ATGCAATTAAGCGAAGAAGAAGAAGATTATAACTTATCGCTATCTAAATTTGAGTCGATGCTAAAAACGAATAAAGTTTTATTCTTCGACTCAGAGGAATTTGAAGAAATCATCCTTCACTATTTAGATATGGGCAAAACTGCTCTAGCAAAAAAAGCACTTAAATTAGCATTAGACCAACACCCGAAATCGACTGGATTGAAATTGGTTCAAGTAGAAATGCTGATTTTTGAAGAAAAGCTAGAAATTGCCGAAAAGTTATTAAATGAGTTGTATGCTATAGAACCAAACAACGAGGAAATATACATTCAAAAAGCAAATATTTGCAGTAAAAGAGACCAACACGAAAAAGCGGTTGAATATCTTAATTTGGCACTAGAATTCACAGAGGATTATGCAGATGTGTATAATTTGATGGGGATGGAATACCTTTTTATGGACAATCTAGAAAAAGCTAAAGATAGTTTTATCAAATGTCTCGAAGAAGATATTGAAGACCAATCTGCATTGTATAATGTTGTGTATTGCTTTGAATTTTTGGATCAAAACCTAGCTGCCATCACTTATCTTGCGGAATATATTGAAAAGAATCCGTATAGTGAAATTGCATGGCATCAAAAAGGACGTTTGCATTACGGTCTTAAAGATTATCAAGAAGCTATAAATGCTTTTGAATATGCTACTTTGATCGATGATGAGTTCTTGGGCGCACACATGGAAAAGGCCAAAGCATACGAACGTTTGAGAAAGTATGAGGAAGCTATAGAAAGCTATAACCGTACCATTGAGCTAGACGATGCAACTTCCTATGCCCTTTTACGCATTGGAAAATGCAATGAAAGACTGGGAAACACAGCCTTGGCTTTACAATTTTACAATCAAACAGTTCATGAAGATCCGTTGTTGGATAAAGGATGGATTGCAATTACCGATTTCTACGTACGCCAAAACAATTTTCAGAAAGCATTGTTTTTTGTCAATAAGGCGCTAGCTATTGACAATCAAAACAAACAATACTGGAAAAGATTTGCAACGATCAATAAACAAATGAACCTTTTTGAAGAAGCAGAATTTGGATATAGAAAAGCAGTAGAATTTGGCGACACAGAATTAGATACCTGGTTATTTTGGGTAGATTTATTGTTGTTTCTAGGCGAATTTGATGGTGCTATCCTAACCTTGCTTCAAGCAACTGAGTTTTATCCAGAATCAAACGAAATTGAATACCGTTTAGCGGGTCTGTATTTCATGACTCAAGACACTACGAAAGCAAAATTTCATTTAAGTAATGCTCTTCGACTGAACTTCGAAAATTACATTTTACTTGAAGATACTTTTCCAGTAGTATGGGCAAAAAAGAGCGTTCGAAACTACGTTGAAAAACATAAAAAACAATAA
- a CDS encoding tetratricopeptide repeat protein, whose product MKAKNVLLTSALLVSVATFAQKDQLKAAEKAIKKGNMTEVPALLSQVESVLGNASDAEKAQYYYLRETVYMDAVEKNVDTDKNLLLAAKAAKEVIAIEKASGKQQYTAEVTKVISKVKDKLLNSAIADSKTEKYAEGAEKLTEVYHLDKKDTLNLYYASSFRLNAKDFDGALADLQELRKIRFTGKSKTYVATSLVSNKEEGFPTKEDRDRMVKLKTHTNPRVEVVASKEGEIVKNIALILVQQKKIEEAKKVIVEARTLNPEDTSLAMTEANLYLETKDFDSYKKLVTEILAKKPNDADLLFNLGVVSATAKNKADAEMYYKKAIEVDPNYMNAYINLVGVKLEAETPINAEMNKLGTSDKDNKRYEVLKAEKKKLYQSVIPYLTKSLEIEKDNKDVANTLISVYGALEMSAEKKALKEKMGL is encoded by the coding sequence ATGAAAGCTAAAAATGTCTTATTAACATCAGCTTTGTTGGTATCGGTAGCTACTTTTGCTCAAAAAGATCAATTAAAAGCAGCAGAAAAAGCGATTAAAAAAGGGAACATGACTGAAGTTCCTGCTTTATTAAGTCAAGTAGAATCTGTTTTGGGTAATGCTTCTGATGCTGAAAAAGCACAGTACTATTACTTAAGAGAAACGGTATACATGGATGCAGTAGAGAAAAATGTTGATACTGATAAAAATTTATTATTAGCGGCAAAAGCAGCGAAAGAAGTAATTGCTATCGAAAAAGCGTCTGGAAAACAACAGTATACTGCAGAGGTGACTAAAGTAATCTCTAAAGTTAAGGACAAATTACTTAACAGTGCTATTGCTGATTCTAAAACGGAAAAATATGCAGAAGGTGCTGAAAAACTGACTGAAGTTTACCATTTAGATAAAAAAGATACTTTGAACTTGTATTATGCTTCAAGCTTTAGATTGAATGCTAAAGATTTTGATGGTGCTCTAGCTGATTTACAAGAACTAAGAAAAATTCGCTTTACTGGAAAATCAAAAACCTATGTTGCTACTAGTTTGGTTTCGAATAAAGAAGAAGGTTTTCCTACCAAGGAAGACAGAGATAGAATGGTAAAATTGAAAACACATACAAACCCAAGAGTTGAAGTAGTTGCTTCAAAAGAAGGTGAGATTGTGAAAAATATTGCTCTTATTTTAGTACAGCAAAAGAAGATCGAAGAAGCTAAAAAAGTAATTGTTGAAGCAAGAACATTGAATCCAGAGGATACTTCTTTGGCAATGACAGAAGCTAATTTGTACCTAGAAACAAAAGATTTTGATTCATACAAAAAGCTGGTTACTGAGATTTTAGCTAAAAAACCAAACGATGCCGATTTGTTATTCAACCTAGGTGTTGTAAGTGCAACTGCTAAAAATAAAGCTGATGCTGAAATGTATTATAAAAAAGCAATCGAGGTTGATCCTAATTACATGAATGCTTACATTAATCTAGTTGGTGTGAAGTTGGAAGCTGAAACTCCAATCAATGCTGAAATGAACAAATTAGGTACTTCTGATAAAGACAACAAGAGATATGAAGTTTTGAAAGCAGAGAAGAAAAAGCTGTATCAAAGTGTTATTCCTTACTTGACAAAATCATTAGAGATTGAAAAAGATAACAAAGATGTAGCAAATACTTTAATTAGTGTGTACGGTGCATTAGAAATGTCTGCAGAGAAAAAAGCATTAAAAGAAAAAATGGGACTATAA
- a CDS encoding aspartate aminotransferase family protein, whose translation MNSDFIKYQAQTSPYPLGMEVSHAKGSYIYDTNAKKYLDFVAGVSACTLGHQHPRVNQAIKDQLDKYSHVMVYGEYSQSPAVEYCKLMASLLPEPLNKTYLVNSGTEAIEGALKLAKRVTGRSQLISCHNAYHGNTMGSMSVMGFEERKQAYRPLLPDIDFITFNNEADLEKITTRTAGILLETIQGGAGFIEPHNDFLKKVRQRCTEVGAMLILDEIQPGFGRTGKLFGFQNYDMVPDILVMGKGMGGGMPVGAFTASSEMMDLLSHSPKLGHITTFGGHPVIASACLATLQELVETNLMQEALDKEKLFRSLLVHPLIEEIRGKGLMLAAMTKDANITNEVILRCQEKGLILFWLLFEGCAIRITPPLTISEDEIREGCAIIKEVMDEVSLLH comes from the coding sequence ATGAATTCAGATTTTATAAAATACCAAGCGCAAACATCGCCATACCCATTAGGAATGGAAGTTTCGCATGCAAAAGGATCATACATTTATGACACCAACGCAAAAAAATATTTGGATTTTGTAGCAGGAGTTTCTGCTTGCACCCTAGGCCATCAACACCCTAGAGTAAATCAAGCAATAAAAGATCAACTAGACAAATATTCTCACGTGATGGTCTATGGAGAATATTCCCAAAGTCCTGCAGTTGAATATTGCAAATTGATGGCCTCACTCCTACCTGAACCTTTAAATAAAACATATCTCGTAAACTCTGGCACAGAAGCCATTGAAGGTGCTTTGAAATTAGCAAAACGTGTCACTGGAAGAAGTCAGTTGATATCGTGCCACAATGCTTATCACGGGAACACCATGGGATCTATGAGTGTAATGGGTTTTGAGGAAAGAAAACAAGCGTACAGACCATTATTACCAGACATTGACTTTATTACGTTTAATAACGAAGCAGATTTAGAAAAAATTACCACTAGAACTGCCGGAATCTTACTTGAGACTATTCAAGGTGGTGCTGGTTTTATTGAACCCCATAATGATTTTTTGAAAAAAGTTCGCCAACGCTGCACAGAAGTCGGTGCTATGCTAATTCTTGACGAAATACAACCTGGTTTTGGAAGAACAGGAAAATTGTTTGGTTTTCAAAATTATGATATGGTTCCAGATATCCTAGTAATGGGAAAAGGAATGGGAGGCGGAATGCCAGTAGGAGCCTTTACCGCTTCATCTGAAATGATGGATTTACTAAGTCATAGTCCGAAATTGGGTCACATAACGACCTTTGGCGGTCACCCTGTCATAGCGTCAGCCTGTTTGGCAACTTTGCAAGAATTAGTTGAAACCAACTTGATGCAAGAAGCCTTAGACAAGGAAAAGCTCTTCCGTTCTCTTTTGGTACATCCTTTGATAGAAGAAATAAGAGGAAAAGGGTTAATGCTTGCAGCGATGACAAAAGATGCAAACATAACAAATGAAGTGATTTTGAGATGCCAAGAAAAGGGACTTATATTATTTTGGCTATTATTTGAAGGTTGCGCCATTCGTATTACACCACCACTAACAATTTCTGAAGACGAAATTAGAGAAGGATGTGCTATTATAAAAGAAGTAATGGACGAGGTTTCATTACTGCACTAA
- a CDS encoding shikimate dehydrogenase family protein, whose amino-acid sequence MSTVHKKRFGLLGKNISYSFSRGYFAEKFKEGNYDGCSYENFDLAEITSFPEIISNGKEEIKGINVTIPYKEAVIFYLDKLSKKAAKIGAVNTIKITKKGKLKGYNTDYYGFKKSLQPMLKPQHKKALILGTGGASKGVAFALGELGIDYTFVSRNNKDNTIDYSQLNEDVFKHYHIIINCTPVGTSPDIDACPDIPYEYFTSEHIAYDLIYNPAETKFLQQAKEKGAQIKNGLRMLELQAEKSWEIWNK is encoded by the coding sequence ATGAGTACAGTTCATAAAAAACGATTTGGTTTATTAGGAAAAAATATTAGTTACTCTTTTTCAAGAGGCTACTTTGCAGAAAAATTTAAAGAAGGAAATTATGATGGCTGTAGTTATGAAAATTTCGATTTAGCTGAGATTACTTCCTTCCCTGAAATTATATCAAATGGCAAAGAGGAAATCAAAGGTATCAATGTAACAATTCCATACAAAGAAGCAGTTATATTTTACCTTGATAAATTATCTAAAAAAGCAGCAAAAATTGGTGCTGTAAATACAATTAAAATCACCAAAAAAGGCAAACTAAAAGGATACAATACAGATTATTATGGTTTCAAGAAATCATTGCAACCGATGTTAAAGCCTCAGCACAAAAAGGCTTTGATACTTGGTACCGGAGGTGCGTCAAAAGGAGTTGCATTTGCATTGGGCGAGCTCGGTATTGATTATACTTTCGTTTCTAGAAATAACAAAGACAACACCATTGATTACAGCCAGTTAAATGAAGATGTATTTAAACATTATCATATTATCATCAATTGCACTCCCGTAGGAACAAGCCCAGATATCGACGCTTGCCCTGACATACCATACGAATACTTTACTAGCGAGCACATTGCTTACGATTTGATCTACAACCCTGCTGAAACAAAATTTTTACAACAGGCAAAAGAAAAAGGTGCTCAAATTAAAAACGGATTACGAATGCTAGAATTACAAGCTGAAAAATCTTGGGAAATCTGGAACAAGTAA